GATAATCCAGGGCATCATAGACGACATGTACGGGAGGTTCGTGGAGGTGGTGCGCCAGGGCAGGGGCGACCGCCTGGCAGCGGACCGGCTTGAGCTCATCACCGACGGGCGGCCCTTCTCCGCCGCCATGGCAAAGGAGCTGGGGCTCATCGACGGCATGCGGCACCTGCCGGAGGTGGTGGAGGAGATGAAGCAGGCCCTGGGTGTGGAGCAGGCCAGGGTCGTCATGTACGCAAAGCCGGGGAGCTACAAGGGGAGCATTTACTCCACCCAGGCGCCGGATGTGACGGCCCGGAGCGCCTTACGGGAAGGCGAGCACATCCTGAGGAGGCTGCCCGGGGTGAACTTCCTCTACCTCTGGTGGGGCAGGCCGGGCGAGGCGGCCTGGGGGCAGTAGGGGGCCGGGGCTTTCCCCGTCCGGGAGAGAGAGGGAAAGAAGTGCCCCAGAAGCATTAGCTTCTTTCCAGGCCGATGCGCTGCCGGGGCGGCCCCGGTCACTTTGCTCGCATGAGGAGCGTGCGGGCCAGAGGGTGCACGGGCGCGGGGGAGAGACGGCGGAGGATCTTCCGGACGCCCCTTTGGGAGAGGCCGTACTTTGCCGCAAGCTCCGCGGAGGTGCTTCCTTCGTGGTGCTCGCGCCGGATGTCCTCGTCCCGGGCCTGCCGGATGAGCGTATCCAGGCCGGGGACGTAAATGTAGGAGCCCCGGAAGGCCCGGGCTATCTTGAGGGCGGCCTCCAGGCCCGCGGCCTCCGCAATGCGCCCCAGGTCGCCTGGAAGGGAC
The Nitrospirota bacterium DNA segment above includes these coding regions:
- a CDS encoding Mor transcription activator family protein, yielding MTEDALKESLPGDLGRIAEAAGLEAALKIARAFRGSYIYVPGLDTLIRQARDEDIRREHHEGSTSAELAAKYGLSQRGVRKILRRLSPAPVHPLARTLLMRAK